One Panulirus ornatus isolate Po-2019 chromosome 1, ASM3632096v1, whole genome shotgun sequence genomic region harbors:
- the LOC139764514 gene encoding protein croquemort-like isoform X1, whose protein sequence is MSTDGDRNDVRHDGESDAYAARDDKERHRQQGSGDPGNDNAAVGTEQDRLLPNKNLIWKEMEKLRFMTRCQVVLLVLALLVLVFSVVMLAGCYYALIHSIMQSHMEIREGSEAYEMWKATPVPLLLKLYLFNLTNAEDFKNGQKPILQECGPYVWREYHEKQNVTFHPNNTVTYYQQRWWIWDETLSGNNSQYDTIVTVNTIPVTVAWAVRNHSMYLTAINEVFHLLDERAIINGTVSEIIFTGVEDPLLDWIQREVVADNGTFHFLSPLLGAADGLASYDKFAWFYRRNLSVEYDGLYNMMTGVDTLAKLGDIDWWNYKQETPFFAPPCNRVAGSAGELFPPHLSKNHLIFFSSDLCMSIKLFYKEETRGIDDLPGYRYWGTNHTFTNGSVIPGNECYCVKGTCAPTGLLNAESCRMGAPAFISFPHFLNADPYLLDGVTGLAPDEEKHSFFFDLIPEIGVPLRVAARVQINMKVQPYPGHGMLHLDKIDILGEVPEVFLPMLWFEILAEVTPDMASRLSVVTFLQSRAIYVFWWTLVAVALLTLIVVVGFHCWRTRRGYEVLN, encoded by the exons ATGTCGACGGACGGCGACAGGAACGACGTACGACATGATGGCG AAAGTGATGCGTACGCAGCCAGGGACGACAAGGAGAGGCACCGACAACAAGGATCGGGCGACCCAGGGAACGACAACGCGGCGGTGGGCACTGAGCAAGATCGTCTCCTGCCGAACAAAAATCTGATTTGGAAGGAGATGGAGAAGCTGCGGTTTATGACTCGCTGCCAGGTAGTCTTGCTGGTGCTGGCGTTGCTGGTGCTAGTGTTCAGTGTGGTCATGTTGGCGGGCTGTTACTACGCCCTCATACATTCCATCATGCAGTCG CACATGGAGATCCGCGAGGGATCGGAGGCCTACGAGATGTGGAAGGCTACCCCGGTGCCTCTTCTCCTGAAGCTGTACCTCTTCAACCTCACCAATGCTGAAGACTTCAAGAATGGTCAAAAGCCCATCCTGCAGGAGTGCGGTCCCTACGTCTGGAG GGAGTACCACGAGAAGCAGAACGTGACCTTTCACCCTAACAACACCGTGACCTACTACCAGCAGCGGTGGTGGATCTGGGACGAGACCCTCTCCGGCAATAACTCCCAGTATGACACCATCGTCACCGTGAACACCATCCCTGTG ACTGTGGCATGGGCTGTGCGGAACCACTCCATGTACCTTACGGCAATCAACGAAGTGTTTCACTTGCTTGATGAGCGTGCGATTATCAATGGCACCGTGAGCGAGATCATATTTACTGGAGTAGAG GACCCGCTGCTGGACTGGATACAAAGGGAGGTGGTGGCGGACAACGGCACCTTCCACTTCCTCTCGCCGCTGCTGGGTGCCGCTGATGGACTTGCAAGCTATGATAAGTTTGCTTGGTTCTACCGG CGCAACTTGTCAGTAGAATATGATGGGCTGTACAACATGATGACTGGGGTCGACACATTGGCTAAGCTCG GTGACATAGACTGGTGGAACTACAAGCAGGAGACGCCCTTCTTCGCACCTCCCTGTAACCGTGTGGCAGGGTCGGCGGGCGagctcttccctccccacctgagCAAGAACCACCTCATCTTCTTCAGTTCTGACCTTTGCAT GAGCATAAAGCTGTTCTACAAGGAGGAGACGAGGGGTATAGATGATTTGCCCGGCTACCGCTACTGGGGTACCAACCACACTTTCACCAACGGCAGTGTTATTCCTGGCAACGAGTGCTACTGTGTCAAGGGGACTTGTGCCCCCACAG GTCTCCTGAACGCTGAGTCCTGCAGGATGGGTGCCCCAGCCTtcatctccttccctcacttcctgAACGCCGATCCCTACCTACTGGATGGCGTCACCGGCTTGGCTCCTGACGAAGAGAAACATTCCTTCTTTTTTGACCTTATCCCG GAGATTGGTGTACCCCTGAGGGTGGCGGCCAGGGTGCAGATTAACATGAAAGTGCAGCCATACCCCGGCCATGGGATGCTGCACCTAGACAAGATAGA CATCTTGGGAGAAGTACCGGAGGTGTTCCTGCCGATGTTGTGGTTCGAGATCCTGGCGGAGGTGACTCCAGACATGGCATCCCGGCTCAGCGTGGTCACCTTTCTCCAGTCGCGCGCCATCTACGTCTTTTGGTGGACTCTGGTCGCTGTGGCACTGCTGACTTTGATTGTGGTGGTAGGCTTCCACTGCTGGCGGACTCGCAGAGGTTATGAGGTGCTGAACTAA
- the LOC139764514 gene encoding protein croquemort-like isoform X2, with amino-acid sequence MEKLRFMTRCQVVLLVLALLVLVFSVVMLAGCYYALIHSIMQSHMEIREGSEAYEMWKATPVPLLLKLYLFNLTNAEDFKNGQKPILQECGPYVWREYHEKQNVTFHPNNTVTYYQQRWWIWDETLSGNNSQYDTIVTVNTIPVTVAWAVRNHSMYLTAINEVFHLLDERAIINGTVSEIIFTGVEDPLLDWIQREVVADNGTFHFLSPLLGAADGLASYDKFAWFYRRNLSVEYDGLYNMMTGVDTLAKLGDIDWWNYKQETPFFAPPCNRVAGSAGELFPPHLSKNHLIFFSSDLCMSIKLFYKEETRGIDDLPGYRYWGTNHTFTNGSVIPGNECYCVKGTCAPTGLLNAESCRMGAPAFISFPHFLNADPYLLDGVTGLAPDEEKHSFFFDLIPEIGVPLRVAARVQINMKVQPYPGHGMLHLDKIDILGEVPEVFLPMLWFEILAEVTPDMASRLSVVTFLQSRAIYVFWWTLVAVALLTLIVVVGFHCWRTRRGYEVLN; translated from the exons ATGGAGAAGCTGCGGTTTATGACTCGCTGCCAGGTAGTCTTGCTGGTGCTGGCGTTGCTGGTGCTAGTGTTCAGTGTGGTCATGTTGGCGGGCTGTTACTACGCCCTCATACATTCCATCATGCAGTCG CACATGGAGATCCGCGAGGGATCGGAGGCCTACGAGATGTGGAAGGCTACCCCGGTGCCTCTTCTCCTGAAGCTGTACCTCTTCAACCTCACCAATGCTGAAGACTTCAAGAATGGTCAAAAGCCCATCCTGCAGGAGTGCGGTCCCTACGTCTGGAG GGAGTACCACGAGAAGCAGAACGTGACCTTTCACCCTAACAACACCGTGACCTACTACCAGCAGCGGTGGTGGATCTGGGACGAGACCCTCTCCGGCAATAACTCCCAGTATGACACCATCGTCACCGTGAACACCATCCCTGTG ACTGTGGCATGGGCTGTGCGGAACCACTCCATGTACCTTACGGCAATCAACGAAGTGTTTCACTTGCTTGATGAGCGTGCGATTATCAATGGCACCGTGAGCGAGATCATATTTACTGGAGTAGAG GACCCGCTGCTGGACTGGATACAAAGGGAGGTGGTGGCGGACAACGGCACCTTCCACTTCCTCTCGCCGCTGCTGGGTGCCGCTGATGGACTTGCAAGCTATGATAAGTTTGCTTGGTTCTACCGG CGCAACTTGTCAGTAGAATATGATGGGCTGTACAACATGATGACTGGGGTCGACACATTGGCTAAGCTCG GTGACATAGACTGGTGGAACTACAAGCAGGAGACGCCCTTCTTCGCACCTCCCTGTAACCGTGTGGCAGGGTCGGCGGGCGagctcttccctccccacctgagCAAGAACCACCTCATCTTCTTCAGTTCTGACCTTTGCAT GAGCATAAAGCTGTTCTACAAGGAGGAGACGAGGGGTATAGATGATTTGCCCGGCTACCGCTACTGGGGTACCAACCACACTTTCACCAACGGCAGTGTTATTCCTGGCAACGAGTGCTACTGTGTCAAGGGGACTTGTGCCCCCACAG GTCTCCTGAACGCTGAGTCCTGCAGGATGGGTGCCCCAGCCTtcatctccttccctcacttcctgAACGCCGATCCCTACCTACTGGATGGCGTCACCGGCTTGGCTCCTGACGAAGAGAAACATTCCTTCTTTTTTGACCTTATCCCG GAGATTGGTGTACCCCTGAGGGTGGCGGCCAGGGTGCAGATTAACATGAAAGTGCAGCCATACCCCGGCCATGGGATGCTGCACCTAGACAAGATAGA CATCTTGGGAGAAGTACCGGAGGTGTTCCTGCCGATGTTGTGGTTCGAGATCCTGGCGGAGGTGACTCCAGACATGGCATCCCGGCTCAGCGTGGTCACCTTTCTCCAGTCGCGCGCCATCTACGTCTTTTGGTGGACTCTGGTCGCTGTGGCACTGCTGACTTTGATTGTGGTGGTAGGCTTCCACTGCTGGCGGACTCGCAGAGGTTATGAGGTGCTGAACTAA